The sequence CACCTCCTGCATCCTACCGGGTGGGCTGATGAGGCACATGCCGGAAGCATGAGTAAAGTACCCCGAATCAAGATGATCGAGTCCTCCGGACCCTCATGCAGAGAGTCTCCACACCACATTATGGAATACCAAGGGGCGAAGCAACTGATGGTGAAAcacagcacgcacgcagggtGTGCAGAGGATCTCAGAAGGCCCTGGTCTAGAGCTGGCCAGCTTCCTACCTGAGTGCATCCGGCACGCACCTGAATCAACCCCTGTTATCCGCACGACAGATGCCACTGCTTCCGCCTTTGGGCATTACCCTGGATACGGCCCGCTGTGGATTAAGGAAAGGAGTCTACCCATGTCTGTGCCACCGATCGCGCAGAAAGTATGCGAAAAAGGGACGAGGAAGGACACGACCCTGTCAGGCGCATGATCCGGTTCAACGGCAGGAAGGCTCGCTCTAGACGAACAGGGTTTAGTTGCAGCACAACAGAGGAAGATGAACCGCGGTTGTGCATGCGCATACTTGCTGACCTGGTCGTAGTAGAATGATACGTTAAAAGAGGACAAAGAAAAGCATCTTTGTATGCTTCTGCTGGTCTCTCAATGTTTCTGCTCCACCAAACATAATCGACGTTCTTTGATACCTCTGTTTTTCTGCCACTGCTGTcacggcggtgcgtgcgtgaaaGCTACGAAGGCAGGTGCTGTGAACAGCTGAGCTGTTCTTTTTGTGTCTCTTATCGTGAGAGGACTGCTTCGCTGCGAAAACTCTTCCACACCCAGAACAatgcgctctctcttccttgcTCTGTTGGATTCTTCTTTGCTCCTATCGGCGTCCGCTAAGGATTCGCGTGGGGTCAGTTTGATCAATGGCAGCACCGTCTAGCGAGAACAATGCTGGCACTCCGCTGTCATACACTAACAGTGCAGTTGAAGCGTTTGTTGCAGATGCCACCGATATTCGCGATCTTCTTTTCAAGTACCGTGCTGACGCAGAACTCTTGAAGCATGAGCTGAGCAGCTTTGTACATCGTGAGATTGATGAGCAGGCGCAATTCTCGCACTTGCGTGCCTCTGTTAACCAAACCGAACTGGCCTCACTGCGTGACCCCAGATTTATCGAGTATCTAGCGCGACGTGAAGCGGAAGAGAAGCGTGTGGCTTCGTCTGCCTTCTCAGCTGGTGACGCGACGATTAGTAATCGAACTGATGGTGTAGGAGCGACGAACGCCAGTGCTGACTGCCAGTGGTGGGCGCAGCGTATGAAAGAAGAGGGCTCGCCATGGCTTCGCTGCTGGGCACccgatgcagcgctgccccTGGCAGCCTTCAGGCGCCTGTCGGACGTGTGGAAGGGATGGAAGCACACAAGTGCTGCGTACGATACCGAATTTGATAGAATGCTCGAGGAGGTGTATGcaagagcgccgccgccttcttgTAGCGCCAACACGAGGTACTGCTGCTTTGGGAACGGCACTCTTTGCATTCTTCCTATCGAGGACGACGTGGCGATAGTGAATGACCTTGAAAAGAGGGTATCACAGATGGCGGGAGCCTCTTCGGAACCCTTTTCCagctcacctcctccgctgaGCACGGACGATGCCGGCTACGCGGTGGCCTCTGTGCTCGATAGCTATTTTGCTGAGTTGACCAGCGCTGTTGCCATGACGCGCGACGAACTTCACGAGAAGGTCTCCACACTGGTGCAGAAAAGGACGCTGACCAATGCGGATAGTCACGCCACCGTGGCAGACAGTTTTCGACTCACTGGTGATGCCTGGGACACGTTGAGCTTTGCTCGCCCGGATAGACTGAGGCACGCTGTCATGGTGCGCGGCTTCTTCTTTAAAGGTGGGCTTTCCTTGGTGGAGCAGCTCGGCGCAGAGGTGGATGTCGTACCACTCTTCTTTGCACATGAGAAAGGCTCAAGCAGGCTGGAAGAGCGTGGGCAGCGCGTTCAGCGCCTTTTCTCGCAGACCTTGTCTACTCTCTACAGGGAGCTTGAACGAGCCTGCGATGGCGTCACGATGCTAGGTGAAACAGCCCTCCCGCCAAACGCAGCACTCACTGTTGCTGTGAAGGTGCCCTCTTCTGAGCGCGACGTGGTCAAGGGTGTGCTGCTAGACGTGCACCCAGTTAGCCCTCAGTTGTCGTTTGACGGTCACGTCACCTGGAtggacgtgtgcgccgtcgggcggcagcgtgcctgTGCCCCGCCCGGGACTCAGGAGCCtcttggcgctgctgccgtctcacgcggcagcagcgacgaagaGTGCAGTGTTCTCTTCCGCCTCACCCGTCTACCTGTGGCGTCACTGCAGCCGTACGATGCCGTAAGCCGTCGCGTCTTTCCACTGCTTAATCGACAGCTCATTGCAGACCAGCGGCGCAAACACGAAAGGACAGTCGAGGATGTAGAAGTGCCAACAGGAGGTGTGGCTGACGTCTCGTACTCAGTTCCTTCGATGACTATACCCATCTGTGTTGGCGCTGTAGCGTGTGTAGCTGCGGCACTAAGCGTGACCCGCTGGGTTCGGCGATCTTAGCTTTTTTTTGAACTTCTTTTTTAGGAGCCTGCGCCTCGAAAACCTGTGCCGAGGCACTCGTGGCCTGCTCCAGCTTTGGCGCCTCCGATTCCGCTTCTTTATCTTCGTTTGGCCCTGTTGTTGCCCTCTTGGGCAACCTTCTCCAGTATGCCCCGCCGCACAGACCCGCGTGtttttccctctctcgtATCGGCGTGTCGGTGTGGTTCTGTTGAACAAAAGGTCGAACTTCTCCAGCACAaacttttttttgttctttctgccctttccccctcctccccccgctTCCGTCACGTGCCACACCGATGTACCGGCATGTGCTTGGATTTAGATGGACTTGACTTTCCTCAGAACAatcctttctctctctctctttgtgtttGTTTTTCGCTTTGATTCGATTGCCTTTGTCGTCTAGATGCACACgatgtacacacacacacagatacacggACACTTACACATAGGCACATGCAAACATGGTAGCGAGGGAACAGAAGCCGCGTACCCCGTTCCCACGCTCATCGGCGCTGCTTGCATCTTTTTCTCGAGCACTTCTGCATGTTGCCTTCTACTTTTCTCTTCTTGAACCCTTCCACGAATCCATGGCGCTGGcttttgccccccccccctccccttcttcctcttcctccttgaTGAAAGGGGATATCAAGGCGCGGTATCTCAGTGCTCAGTGCCTCCGCTCTGTGGGGAGGAGACAGGCAGTCCCTTTATCCCTTGCCAATGCGAGAGCCACTTCTGGTGGCCACAGGGTCGAGCGCGCCGAGGGCGTGGTGAAGTCAGAGCGACACATGGCTACTCgtgtcggcggtcaggtaGTGGATGGCatggcgtcggagcgacctgcgaccgcgagcacgcttgtgcTGCCGACATGACAAGCCGAGTGCCAGCGTGGCTCGAAGGCATCTGTCACCCGACCCTCGCtgcgcgctggtggagggagcctgcgccaccgcgagggggGTGCGCCAGGGGCGGTGGCCAGCATGACGggggcggctgtgaggcggcctgcGGAGTGGGGTGTGGGTAGAGTCCGATGCcgaggccgtgctctcagatggcGGAGCCGGCACATTGCTGTACCGGCGTGTGTCTAGGGCTGCGTCGCGCCACGCTCCGGGTGGGATGTGGCGGGGATGGATAAAGTGAAGCAGAACTCATGTTGTCTGGCAGAGGAGTGGGCACGTTGACGAAGAGAATCTCCATCTCGCATTTTttacctctctctctctctctgtctgcctAACGAGcgtcacacacgcacacacatacacccacTCGCGGCGACTGCCAGCAGTGCCACAAGCCACTTGAAGCTCTTTCACCAATAACCTCAGCAGCAagcgaaaacaacaacaaacaaacaaaaacaaaccACCCCATATATAGCGCGAAGCAGTGCCCCGCTTGAAGTGACAACGAAGGaaacaacaaacaacaaaTTCGGCCGTTGTGCTTCGCTACAGAGGACGCTTCGCGCATtcatccctcccctctccctctctttccctaTTCTCTTTtccgctttttttttctgtttcgcCTCCGGAAAATGGAGATGAAAAACTTGCTTGGCAAGCACAAGATTGTGTCCGTCAACGGCAAGCCTGCACCGGCGGGTGTGACGGTGGAGTTCAAGGCCAGCGAGAACAGCGGATCCGTTTACATGCACGCGAAAGTGGCGAACATCATGAACGGCCCGTTGAAGCTCGCAAACCGCAAGCTCTCTGGTGCTCTTGTGTCAACGATGATGTTGGGCAGCGACGACCTGATGAATATCGAGAACGCCCTCAGTCAGGGATTCATGGAGGGCATGACATACACGGTGAAGGACGGCGGCAAGTTGACGCTGCAGTCTAAAACACATATCATCATGCTTGTTCCTGCGTAGATACACGCGCCCTGtcttattattattattatcTTACGCCTTTcattctctcttctcttttctaCACTGCCCATGGACGAAGTTCGCATGACACTCTTGCATTCTGACGCGTACATagcaccacacgcacatgcgcgcacacacacacccaacGCAAAAGGCACGCGCATGGCCATCATTGacagaggggggagggagtggtggtggtggtggtggtttgTGTCACTGCGTACGGTCGCCGGATTTGATTTGctcgcccccctctctttcgtttGCGTTACTTCGGCTATGCCTAttcgctcttcttcttgtgcCTCATCCCTGTATTCAGTATATCTGTGCGCCATATGGAgtagggaggggagagagggaggagaaagggGGCTGATGAGACGGGAGGTCGTGTAGGAGCacgggggaagggagagaggagctgTGGTGATGATTGGAATATTAAGTAGACGATACTACCTTCATCTCCATGGCttttacacacacacacacacacatatacacacctcctcctccgccccctcccccctgcctATTCCGTCTTTCTTTCATTCGCCTACACCGCGTCATGGGGGCCGCCTGCTTccgccgccttctcgctTTCGTTCCTTTTCatcacccccctccctctcacgctGGATTGTTTGATCTATAGACGTGCTACGAAGACTGGGgacgaaggagaggaggggagcggcggtggtggtggtggtggatgtGCGTGTAACGGCGGGGTTGCTTGAGTGGCAGGGTAACATGAGGCGTGCCGAGGCCACTGTGCGCTCTGTTCATCTCcttgtgctgcgcctctgttccattcgtcttcttcgcgagctctctctctctctctctctccatcaaGACGTTGCACTCCCTCCATCATCCGCATCTCTTGTCTGTCATTTTCCTTTTGAATTCCATCCACTGGAACCACCCGTTGatttctctcctcctccgtaTCTTATGCGCCTtatatgcatatacgtgcatacgcacacacacatatatgtatatatatctCCTTCACCTGCCGTATTACTCCCCTGTGGTTTTGCGTGTGTCCTCTTCGgcgctctctgtctgtcCTTTCCTTTCCTCTCCGCCTTTCCTTCTTCTCTTGCCGCTGAACATCTCTTCATCTGTCTTTCTCCCTCGTGGATGGTAGCTCGCTGATGAGGCGCATGCTCCGCCAAGGCGATTTGGaggtgacgacgacgaccagCATCGATGACAAAATTTCGCAGCAAAGCCGCAGGCAACAAAATAATTGAAACACAAAACACACTCTGTCGGTGCGTCTGTTCACGTGCGTGTGGCTGTGTGCCACCCGGAGAATCAAGCACGCACACTTCCGCGAAGAAGACGGATCCGTTAAAGCTCCTCATTTCGCTGTGATGGCATGAGCGCTTCtttgcagcagcgcagtTTCAAAGAGCGGAaatatctgtgtgtgtgtgtgtgtgacaattctgcccctctctctccctcccccattTCATTTCGCTTGCTGCcatctctcttccttcctctctcgcacaCTATGCGCGTGCCCTCTGTCATGTGTATCGCACGATCGCGTTTGCCTTTGCAACTgagtagcagcagcaccgaaCTGCCTGCGTACACCGGCCCACTCACACTCACATCCATCGAGGGATTCAGGCAAGTGCACAAGTGTGGCCTCTTGGTGGCCGTATTACAACcatagcagcagcagcagagaaagGCACTCTTCCTTGACCTCTTTTGCtcgtccacacacacgcacaccattGCTGAAATGCTGAATGCCGCCCTGCGCACCAAGCGCaatggcgcagcaccgccggcgccggtTCCGGCGGAGAGCGAGTTCCACCAGATGCGCATGCAGGAGCAACTGCGCAACCACGCCATAAAGGACTTTGACGCCACCGAGCAACAAGTATCGCCGTCCTACTTCGTTGCCTCCCTGCAAGAGCTGTGTGCGCAGCGTTTGGCGGACAGCTTTGCTGAGTGTGCGGAggtggatgcgctgcgggAGGAGCAGCCAGATCTCTACGCCATggtgctggagcggctgccgacGCAGCCAGACACaatgctgccgctgcgcattGCTGTCCCGCGGATCATTGATGAGAAGTactggcagcgctgctgcaaggCTCGATGGCCGCTGGGGCAGCTCTCCCGCATGACAAAGGGACAGAAGCTGCTTGAGAAGGAGTACGGGTGGAAGCGCTTGTTCCTTGAGCAGGTCCTTAGCGACTTCCTCATGGCTcttggcagcagcagcaatgcgggggacggcaacggcagtcTGCTTCCGCCCGGTGTCATGACGGTGGTAGCCGGCGAGGCCCTTGCCGTCTCGCAGAAGGGCATCACGTCGCTGGCGTCCGCTGTCGGAACGTGCACTCCCCGAGACGCCGACGCCAGCCGCTTCGACTTGAGCCTTGACGACGAGGCcatcgctgcgctgcgtgagcTGTGCGCCATCTGCCGCGACTACATCCACACAGTTGATTTGCCCTGCCAACTGGTGCACTTCCGCCCCTATGAGCATCTTTTTGCACACGTGCCCGGCATCCTTTCCTTTCGTCTCACCTTCGGGGTGGCGAACTGCGGCGTTCGTGTCAGTGTGACGGACATGATCGGCTTTCgcgacgaggacgcgcaACTGATACAACAATTGCTACGGCACTACACCGCTCTAGAGTCCCTGCGGCTCCCGCTGAACCGGCTGGAAAACCGTCATGTGCAGATGATTGCGGCAGGTTTAGCAAGCTCGACCACGCTGCGCGTCCTCGACTTCTCGCAGAACTCGCTGAcagacgccgccgttgtGGAGGCggtatcgctgctgctctgccggCCCGACTtcccgctggaggagctgtaCCTCGCTGACAACCAACTGGCGGacaaggcggcggccgccttggCCGAGGCCCTGCGGTTCAATAAGACACTACGCATcctgcacctgcagcagaaTTGCATTGGCGATGCCGCCGGTGGGGCTCTGCTGGTGCGCTCGCTGGCGGTGCACCCAACGCTAGCGAACATGAACCTCGGCAGCAACCGTCTCGGGACGAGCACCGCGGAGGCGCTGTCGGAGGTGCTCCCTCAGCTCAcacagctgcgcgtgctttGCCTCTCTGGCAACTCGCAGCTTGTCGGTGAAGAGGTGTCCTcgctccccttcccctctgaaggcgccgccgcagcggcgactgtGGCCCCGACCggctccaccacctccatctcTTCGGTGTACTCCACCCGCCTCTTGACGGTGTCTGCCAAAGAGAGTGAAGCCGAGGCCGCAGAGACCGGTACTGCAGACAGCCAAAAGGCGGAtgaagaaggggaggaggatgaggcgGATGCATCCCTCACCCATGCAGGGATAGCGGAGGGAGAGTCCTACAGATTCACCGTCACAGCGCGGCCTTCTGTGGCGACGGTGGCCGGCGAGGATGTGTCAACGCT is a genomic window of Leishmania major strain Friedlin complete genome, chromosome 17 containing:
- the META1 gene encoding conserved hypothetical protein, translated to MEMKNLLGKHKIVSVNGKPAPAGVTVEFKASENSGSVYMHAKVANIMNGPLKLANRKLSGALVSTMMLGSDDLMNIENALSQGFMEGMTYTVKDGGKLTLQSKTHIIMLVPA